The following proteins are co-located in the Desulfatitalea tepidiphila genome:
- a CDS encoding secondary thiamine-phosphate synthase enzyme YjbQ, translating into MHITASVFINDDESGLHHDYDQWLERLAPHAPVSQYHHNVGEDNADAHMKRQIMGREVLVAVTEGKLDFGTWEQIFYGEFDGRRRKRVLVKIIGE; encoded by the coding sequence ATGCATATCACGGCATCCGTCTTTATCAATGACGATGAAAGCGGCCTCCATCACGATTACGACCAGTGGTTGGAACGTCTCGCCCCGCATGCTCCAGTGTCCCAGTACCATCACAATGTGGGCGAGGACAATGCCGATGCCCACATGAAGCGTCAGATCATGGGGCGGGAGGTCCTGGTCGCCGTGACCGAGGGCAAACTCGATTTCGGAACTTGGGAGCAGATTTTTTACGGTGAGTTCGACGGCCGCAGACGCAAGCGTGTCCTGGTGAAAATCATCGGCGAGTAA
- a CDS encoding peptidylprolyl isomerase, giving the protein MTNFRLGLLTLTILLFSLIHTPLCFSENHRASAPALATVNDTAIYPKDLAREIGQLRAEMILRNRPLSDRQLDGLRSQFIENLIERELLYQHAQEKNIQIRSQWIDATLKELQDQLGSRSALKTYLDNSGLNQAELEERIRKGLIVRRLLRREALRTISVSEAEIQAFYRKNAALFDRGEKIRVRHILVAVNDLQNKDDQEAALNTIQTLQRRIEAGEKLAVLALDYSDCPSKARGGDLGYLSLDQMVSDFASAVAKLDPGQISDVVTTRFGYHLIQMIDRQPAATESYRDAREKIERTLRRNKENAAAQKYVAALKRQATIVRHGSNP; this is encoded by the coding sequence ATGACCAACTTTCGTTTGGGGTTATTGACCCTTACAATTTTGTTGTTCTCCCTGATCCATACGCCGCTCTGCTTTTCGGAAAACCACCGCGCCTCGGCACCCGCCCTGGCCACCGTCAACGACACGGCGATCTACCCAAAAGATCTGGCCCGGGAAATCGGCCAACTGCGTGCTGAAATGATCCTGCGGAATCGGCCCTTGTCCGATCGGCAGCTCGATGGCTTGCGCAGCCAGTTCATCGAAAATCTCATCGAACGCGAACTACTCTACCAGCATGCCCAGGAGAAAAATATCCAGATCCGATCCCAATGGATCGACGCCACCCTCAAGGAGTTGCAGGATCAACTGGGAAGTAGATCGGCCTTAAAAACCTATCTCGATAATAGCGGCCTGAATCAGGCAGAACTCGAAGAGCGTATTCGCAAAGGGCTGATCGTTCGACGATTGTTACGACGTGAAGCATTGCGAACCATAAGTGTCAGTGAGGCCGAAATCCAGGCATTTTATCGCAAGAACGCCGCCCTCTTCGATAGGGGTGAAAAAATCAGGGTACGCCATATTCTGGTCGCGGTGAATGACCTGCAAAACAAGGACGATCAAGAGGCCGCATTGAATACCATTCAAACGCTTCAGCGGCGGATTGAAGCGGGTGAGAAGCTCGCCGTCCTGGCCCTCGATTATTCCGATTGCCCAAGCAAAGCCCGGGGAGGCGACCTGGGATACCTTTCCCTTGACCAGATGGTAAGCGACTTCGCCTCAGCCGTCGCCAAACTGGACCCCGGTCAAATCAGCGACGTCGTCACCACACGGTTCGGCTATCATCTGATTCAGATGATCGATCGCCAGCCCGCTGCGACCGAAAGCTACAGGGATGCCCGGGAAAAAATCGAGCGCACCCTGAGGCGCAACAAAGAGAATGCAGCGGCCCAAAAATATGTCGCTGCGCTCAAGCGACAGGCAACTATCGTTCGGCACGGTTCAAATCCTTGA
- a CDS encoding tyrosine-type recombinase/integrase: protein MEKLVQFPNKTGAKTKKSRPRNTDGPKYFTAQQIKALRRTARDAAALAQDKGRVTGIRDWMVIDLLTSTGLRVSEAADLRCGDVMAGYGESAIWIRSGKGSVSGTVIIPEGLKRHLKWYINWKEDRNEPTGPDDHIFIGQRGPMTAQALQQIVKKFLKRLGLYQRGKSTHALRHSYAVELYSRERDLRAVQKQLRHVSIQSTLVYADVTKEKIADQVKNLWGGNS from the coding sequence ATGGAAAAACTTGTGCAATTCCCAAACAAAACAGGCGCAAAGACCAAAAAATCCAGGCCACGAAACACCGATGGCCCAAAATATTTCACCGCCCAACAGATTAAGGCCCTGCGGCGAACTGCCCGGGATGCGGCCGCGCTGGCCCAGGACAAGGGCAGGGTGACCGGCATCCGCGATTGGATGGTGATTGATTTATTGACCTCGACCGGCCTACGGGTTAGCGAAGCTGCCGATTTGCGCTGCGGCGATGTGATGGCGGGCTATGGCGAATCGGCGATATGGATTCGAAGTGGGAAAGGCTCCGTTAGCGGGACCGTGATAATACCTGAAGGGTTGAAACGTCATTTGAAGTGGTACATTAATTGGAAAGAGGACCGCAACGAACCCACCGGACCTGATGACCACATTTTTATCGGGCAGCGAGGTCCGATGACCGCCCAGGCTTTGCAACAAATTGTGAAAAAGTTCCTGAAACGCCTTGGATTGTACCAGCGCGGAAAGAGCACACATGCGCTTCGGCATAGTTACGCAGTCGAATTATATTCGCGAGAGCGGGACTTAAGAGCCGTTCAAAAGCAGCTTAGACATGTGTCCATTCAAAGCACATTGGTGTACGCTGATGTTACGAAAGAAAAAATCGCGGACCAAGTTAAAAATCTTTGGGGAGGCAACTCATAA
- a CDS encoding glycosyltransferase family 4 protein, with the protein MRERKVTEKIQKIKHHLKDHLYRFIEQFEIDLLVAENCLTIPLNLPLGIALTEVISETGLKTIAHHHDFVWERQAFSVNAVWEYLSMAFPPQLPSISHVTINSSGANQLALRTGISSTIIPNVMDFENPPPPPDEYSQDVRHALGLKKWELLILQPTRVVKRKGIEHAIEFVKRLGARAKLVISHASGDEGHDYERRVWEYSQMLGVDTLFVSDIINDKRGTTQDGRKIYTLEDIYPFADLVTYPSNFEGFGNAFLEAIYFRRPILVNNYSIYATDIRPKGFEVIEIDGYVTKKAVQLAKRVLRDPDFEKQMVAHNYEIGSHYYSYKVLRQKLHNLIGDCLPCCSEKC; encoded by the coding sequence TTGCGTGAACGAAAAGTCACCGAAAAAATCCAGAAGATCAAACACCATCTCAAAGACCACCTCTACCGCTTCATCGAACAATTCGAGATAGACCTGCTGGTCGCCGAAAACTGCTTGACGATCCCACTCAACCTGCCGCTGGGCATCGCACTGACCGAAGTCATTTCCGAGACCGGCCTCAAAACCATCGCCCATCACCACGATTTTGTCTGGGAGCGGCAAGCATTCTCGGTCAATGCGGTGTGGGAATACCTGAGCATGGCTTTTCCACCGCAACTGCCCAGTATCTCTCATGTCACCATCAATTCATCGGGGGCCAATCAACTCGCACTGCGTACGGGCATCTCATCGACGATCATCCCCAATGTCATGGACTTTGAGAACCCGCCACCGCCGCCGGATGAATATTCCCAGGATGTCCGCCACGCCCTGGGACTGAAAAAATGGGAACTGCTAATTCTGCAGCCGACCCGCGTGGTCAAGCGCAAGGGGATCGAGCATGCCATCGAGTTCGTGAAACGACTCGGCGCACGGGCCAAGCTGGTCATCTCGCACGCTTCCGGTGACGAAGGCCACGATTACGAAAGAAGGGTCTGGGAATACTCCCAAATGCTTGGTGTCGACACCCTCTTCGTATCGGATATCATCAACGACAAACGCGGCACCACCCAAGACGGTCGCAAGATATACACCCTGGAGGACATCTATCCTTTCGCCGACCTGGTGACCTACCCTTCCAATTTCGAAGGCTTCGGCAACGCTTTTCTGGAAGCCATTTACTTTCGCAGACCCATTCTGGTGAACAACTACTCGATCTATGCCACTGATATCCGCCCAAAAGGGTTCGAAGTCATCGAAATCGACGGTTACGTGACCAAAAAAGCCGTTCAATTGGCCAAACGAGTACTTCGTGACCCAGATTTCGAGAAGCAAATGGTGGCGCACAATTACGAAATTGGAAGCCACTACTATTCATACAAAGTGTTGCGACAGAAACTGCACAACCTGATAGGCGACTGCCTGCCCTGTTGTTCTGAAAAATGCTGA
- a CDS encoding baseplate hub protein produces the protein MTDTLPYRRRVRVLIGPLEEWRGGGNEKLSVALDGDGTQSGLRIKFQVHQHVVSTATPTVIQIYNLSKELRNELQKPAIQIALWVGWYDTDLVLLYTGSLLQATNYRHGPDIVTTLLTNAAFGGLSRTVLAQTFAGGSKLRDIVLNIAKRIPGVVVDPKNVNINTTKRIGNQGLSFALPINEALDGLSRVYGFSWRVENKIFYAIVDGTYLGTNKPVISHRNGFLLRCEPMLTGAFQQQRGVIINSILNPYVKAGGLVALDSAVNPQLNRDYVVHELFHNGDTHASTWESHVHSFIQVG, from the coding sequence ATGACGGATACCTTACCATATAGACGCAGAGTGCGTGTCTTGATCGGCCCATTAGAAGAATGGAGAGGTGGTGGAAACGAAAAACTCTCCGTTGCCCTTGATGGCGATGGAACTCAATCGGGTTTGCGGATAAAATTTCAGGTGCACCAGCATGTTGTTAGTACAGCAACCCCTACTGTCATCCAAATCTACAACCTGAGCAAAGAGCTTCGAAACGAACTACAAAAACCAGCCATCCAGATTGCTTTGTGGGTTGGTTGGTATGATACCGATTTGGTGTTGCTCTACACTGGAAGTCTTTTGCAGGCGACGAATTATCGCCACGGACCGGATATCGTAACAACCCTTCTCACAAATGCCGCGTTTGGTGGGTTAAGTAGAACAGTCTTGGCACAGACTTTTGCCGGTGGTTCGAAGTTACGAGATATTGTTTTGAACATTGCCAAGAGGATACCGGGGGTTGTGGTAGACCCAAAGAATGTAAATATCAACACCACCAAGAGAATTGGAAACCAAGGCCTAAGTTTTGCTCTTCCAATCAATGAAGCATTAGATGGCTTATCACGTGTCTACGGTTTCAGTTGGAGAGTGGAGAATAAAATTTTTTATGCTATTGTTGATGGCACTTATCTCGGCACAAATAAGCCTGTCATTAGTCACAGGAACGGTTTTCTTCTTCGGTGTGAACCGATGCTGACCGGCGCTTTCCAGCAGCAAAGAGGCGTCATTATTAATTCCATTCTAAACCCATATGTTAAGGCGGGTGGCCTGGTCGCGTTGGACAGCGCCGTCAATCCCCAACTGAATAGGGACTATGTTGTGCATGAATTATTTCACAACGGTGACACCCACGCCTCGACCTGGGAATCTCACGTCCATTCATTTATCCAGGTTGGATGA
- a CDS encoding SoxR reducing system RseC family protein has protein sequence MAIEEGVVVRIGAHGPATAWVRTSRSSACEHCASRDSCNPGAGGAPQEVEAINLAGAKVGDQIQLVIATGAMLKATFLLYLFPILCMIAGGFLGDRMATGLGLHPSVASAIVAFVFFGVALVVIRIKGRRMAHKEAYQPKIKRILRNGALHPTDMEATGCPSQTPNT, from the coding sequence ATGGCTATTGAAGAAGGCGTCGTCGTTCGAATCGGGGCCCACGGTCCCGCCACCGCCTGGGTGAGAACCTCGCGCTCCAGCGCATGTGAACACTGCGCTTCGCGCGACAGCTGCAATCCGGGTGCCGGTGGAGCGCCACAAGAGGTCGAAGCCATCAACCTCGCAGGTGCAAAGGTCGGAGATCAGATCCAGCTGGTGATCGCCACGGGCGCCATGCTCAAAGCCACTTTCCTGCTCTACCTCTTCCCGATTCTTTGCATGATCGCCGGTGGTTTCCTCGGCGACCGGATGGCGACGGGACTGGGCTTGCACCCATCGGTCGCATCCGCTATAGTTGCATTTGTGTTCTTTGGAGTTGCGCTGGTGGTCATACGCATCAAGGGGCGCCGTATGGCCCATAAGGAAGCGTATCAACCGAAAATCAAACGGATACTGAGAAACGGCGCTCTCCATCCAACCGACATGGAGGCGACCGGGTGTCCTTCTCAAACCCCTAACACATGA
- a CDS encoding PilZ domain-containing protein, whose translation MIGLFRMIEKVFITSNNTATFVCPQCGNVTTADVSKFASINKKITVNCTCNCGHRFKVSLEKRRQYRKATNLAGVYFCRLENGDVDKGNMRVVDISSTGVKLKLNVERNFDIGDTIRVEFHLDDKRRTLINRSVVVRNVHKNLVGTSFAPNQGDEPALGFYLMS comes from the coding sequence ATGATCGGGCTTTTCCGCATGATTGAAAAGGTCTTCATTACCAGCAACAACACCGCCACCTTTGTCTGTCCCCAATGCGGCAATGTGACCACCGCCGATGTCTCCAAGTTTGCATCCATCAACAAAAAAATCACCGTCAATTGCACCTGCAACTGTGGTCACCGTTTCAAAGTCTCCCTTGAAAAGAGGCGTCAGTACCGGAAAGCCACCAACTTGGCCGGCGTCTACTTCTGCCGCCTCGAGAACGGCGATGTGGACAAAGGCAACATGCGCGTGGTCGATATCTCTAGCACCGGTGTCAAACTCAAGCTGAATGTCGAACGGAATTTTGACATCGGCGACACGATCCGGGTCGAATTTCACCTCGACGACAAGCGCCGAACCCTGATCAACCGAAGTGTGGTTGTGCGCAACGTTCATAAAAATCTCGTCGGCACCTCTTTTGCCCCGAATCAAGGGGACGAGCCTGCCCTGGGCTTCTATCTGATGTCGTAA
- a CDS encoding lactate utilization protein: protein MQSSYETWLWEQRGQRCVENLKKNGFDAHWVADTQAGTDLILSIIEPYQSFGFGGSDSVRRLGLVEHLSARGKTVFDHWQPNLSPQDTLAIRKSQLTCDCFFCSANAISLTGEIVNVDGAGNRTSAMAFGPCRVIIVAGMNKVADDLAGALQRVRQVAGPMRAKSLNMKTPCAETGICTDCHSPQRICRITTILHRQPVLTPTSVVLINEALGF from the coding sequence ATGCAGTCATCCTACGAAACGTGGCTCTGGGAACAGCGCGGCCAGCGGTGTGTGGAAAACCTGAAAAAGAATGGCTTCGACGCCCACTGGGTGGCGGACACGCAGGCCGGCACCGACCTGATTCTCTCCATAATCGAACCGTATCAGAGTTTTGGTTTCGGTGGATCGGACAGTGTGCGGCGACTCGGCCTGGTGGAGCATCTCAGCGCGCGGGGAAAAACCGTGTTCGACCACTGGCAGCCGAATCTTTCGCCCCAGGATACGTTGGCCATCCGCAAGTCCCAATTGACCTGTGACTGCTTCTTTTGCAGCGCCAATGCCATCTCACTGACCGGTGAGATCGTCAACGTCGACGGCGCCGGGAACAGAACCAGCGCCATGGCGTTCGGCCCTTGCCGAGTGATCATCGTGGCCGGCATGAATAAAGTGGCGGACGATCTTGCGGGTGCGCTGCAGCGGGTGCGTCAAGTGGCAGGCCCCATGCGCGCCAAAAGCCTCAACATGAAGACACCGTGTGCGGAAACCGGCATTTGTACGGATTGCCATTCGCCTCAACGTATCTGTCGCATCACGACCATCTTGCATCGTCAACCCGTGTTGACCCCTACGAGCGTCGTTTTAATCAATGAAGCACTGGGGTTCTGA
- a CDS encoding cold-shock protein, translating into MANGTVKWFNNKKGYGFINEEGGRDIFVHFSSITMDGYKTLNEGEQVIFEVEESTRGPEAKNVKRA; encoded by the coding sequence TTGGCAAACGGTACGGTGAAATGGTTCAACAACAAAAAGGGGTATGGCTTCATTAACGAAGAGGGTGGTCGCGACATTTTCGTGCATTTTTCATCCATTACCATGGATGGCTACAAAACCCTGAATGAAGGGGAGCAAGTCATCTTCGAAGTCGAGGAGAGCACACGCGGTCCGGAAGCCAAAAACGTTAAAAGGGCTTAA
- a CDS encoding recombinase family protein gives MNAKLSKPIIFAPLVRVSTEGQAKKGESLRTQKQQIMRAVEHLGGILMDDPWRYSGQEHATENFERKKLNQLLADSAKGIFDAVIVADASRWSRDNLKNEEGLRILQKNGVRFFVGTTEHNLFDPTARMFLAMAAVINQYQARLQNQKSIDNRIERAKRGLPTSGKLPHGRTFDRSTGKWGIDKDKQQKIIWAAEQYLSGEPLPKLAKILGMNHASLWKTLTRRSGDTWETHYRSKELGVDETVKIKIPPLLPPKTIEQILKRAASNKTYTHGHQKYKYLLARVVFCDECGYAMFGQTNMHSNKNRYYRHPRERERVKQCSQGPGLWVRADELDKAVFNKLFALVGDVAGLEKAMLKALPDTTKLDDLLAQKATFEKELAQIQTAKQNLIGAIAKGILTDEDAKGQMADLKCSEQGIKKAIENIDGQCQGIPSREQLRSKAQLITHTLKWVFRQWHRVDKMSWTERRKLVEKFFDGVDADGRRLGVYVRRDAANALRYTIRGTLYAFDGVLDPESDPDDQGNEPLEHTEMFVNNDFNEVPSNGVKQDMSGKRHAYHGIRLYQ, from the coding sequence ATGAACGCAAAATTGTCAAAACCGATTATTTTCGCCCCCCTGGTTCGTGTGTCCACAGAGGGCCAGGCCAAGAAGGGCGAAAGCCTACGCACCCAAAAACAGCAAATTATGCGGGCCGTTGAGCATTTGGGCGGCATCCTGATGGATGACCCATGGCGGTATAGTGGCCAGGAGCATGCAACGGAAAATTTCGAACGGAAAAAGCTGAACCAGCTATTAGCCGATTCGGCCAAGGGCATCTTCGATGCCGTAATCGTGGCCGACGCCTCACGGTGGAGCCGGGACAACTTAAAAAATGAAGAGGGGTTGCGCATCCTGCAAAAAAATGGGGTGAGATTTTTCGTCGGCACCACCGAACACAACCTTTTTGACCCTACGGCCCGCATGTTTTTGGCCATGGCCGCAGTGATTAACCAATACCAGGCCCGCCTTCAGAACCAAAAATCCATAGACAACCGTATTGAACGGGCAAAGCGAGGCCTCCCAACCAGTGGAAAACTACCGCACGGACGCACTTTTGACAGATCAACCGGCAAATGGGGAATCGATAAGGACAAACAACAAAAGATAATTTGGGCTGCGGAGCAATACCTTTCGGGCGAACCGTTGCCGAAGCTGGCCAAAATCCTTGGAATGAACCATGCCAGCCTTTGGAAAACTCTAACCCGCCGCAGCGGTGACACATGGGAAACGCATTACCGTTCCAAGGAGTTGGGAGTGGATGAAACCGTTAAGATAAAAATCCCACCCCTGCTGCCACCAAAAACCATCGAGCAAATTTTAAAACGGGCGGCATCGAACAAAACTTATACGCACGGCCATCAAAAGTATAAGTATCTGCTGGCGCGGGTGGTTTTTTGTGACGAGTGTGGATATGCGATGTTCGGCCAAACAAACATGCATAGCAATAAAAACCGCTACTATCGCCACCCCCGTGAACGAGAACGAGTGAAACAATGCAGCCAAGGCCCCGGCCTTTGGGTGCGGGCTGACGAATTGGACAAGGCGGTATTCAACAAACTTTTTGCCCTGGTCGGTGATGTGGCCGGCCTGGAAAAAGCCATGCTCAAGGCGCTGCCGGACACGACCAAGCTTGATGACCTGCTGGCCCAAAAAGCCACTTTTGAAAAAGAGTTGGCCCAAATCCAGACAGCGAAACAAAACCTGATTGGTGCCATCGCCAAAGGCATTTTAACGGACGAGGACGCCAAGGGCCAAATGGCCGATTTGAAATGTAGCGAGCAGGGCATAAAAAAGGCCATCGAAAACATTGACGGCCAGTGCCAAGGCATCCCTTCCCGTGAACAACTTCGCAGCAAGGCACAACTCATCACGCACACCCTAAAATGGGTCTTTAGACAATGGCATCGGGTCGACAAAATGAGCTGGACCGAACGCCGGAAATTGGTCGAAAAATTTTTTGATGGGGTGGACGCAGATGGACGTAGACTGGGCGTTTACGTAAGACGGGATGCCGCAAACGCTTTACGGTACACGATCCGCGGCACGTTGTATGCGTTCGATGGTGTTTTGGACCCTGAAAGCGACCCGGACGACCAGGGGAATGAACCGCTCGAACATACTGAAATGTTTGTGAATAATGACTTCAACGAGGTGCCGTCAAACGGTGTTAAACAAGATATGTCTGGCAAACGCCATGCATATCACGGCATCCGTCTTTATCAATGA
- a CDS encoding heavy metal translocating P-type ATPase translates to METAGIEKYRIDHLDCAACAARIEARIRQLEGVAYAAIDFATQTLRVQTDDMENVVAHVRAIEPSIELTPMAQLAGSETAGKAHSDYPIGRELAILCASVLFFAGALLIEYRFSDHTLAAFFLPFVMAAYFLAGWNVFAAAWRTLRRGGFFDENLLMVIATGGAMAISAYDEAVAVMLFYKVGEMLQSMAVSGSRRSIRALLDAKPDRAWLQTEEGLRQLSPEAVPVGASIVVRPGEKIPLDGKVIEGRSLVDSAALTGESVPLSVGVGDEVLAGQICQTGALTLKVVRPFASSSIAKVMTLVEDATARKAKTERFITTFARYYTPAVVVSAAAIAAIPPLLTGDAFTVWLYRALVLLVISCPCALVVSIPLGYFGGIGRASRRGILVKGANFLDSLAAVTQVVFDKTGTLTQGVFAIREVVSLNGYSRSQLLEMAAAAECRSNHPIAGAIVAAYEKSGGRIASLASAEHAEQPGRGVIATFKNRRVLVGSDTLMHQHAIAHPRCEWGATVAHIAVDGTYAGYIVIGDELKPDAAEAVLDLKKIGVEHVGMLTGDNGYVAEAVARRLRLDSFRGGLLPEDKVEALERIQRQHRGHGKMAYVGDGINDAPVIARADVGVAMGALGADAAVETADVVLMTDSPRKMAEALSIARLTRRIVWQNIVLVFVVKAIFLGFGAAGLASMWEAVFADVGTALLAVANSARIVGKRPHSTPMGV, encoded by the coding sequence ATGGAAACGGCAGGCATTGAAAAATATCGGATCGATCACCTCGATTGCGCCGCTTGCGCGGCCCGGATCGAAGCGCGAATCCGGCAACTGGAAGGCGTGGCGTATGCCGCCATAGATTTTGCGACCCAGACGTTGCGAGTCCAAACGGATGATATGGAAAACGTCGTGGCGCACGTGCGCGCCATCGAACCTTCCATCGAATTGACACCGATGGCCCAATTGGCCGGAAGCGAGACGGCCGGAAAAGCACACTCGGATTATCCCATCGGCAGAGAGCTCGCCATCCTCTGCGCCTCGGTGTTGTTTTTCGCCGGTGCGCTTCTCATCGAATATCGTTTCTCAGATCACACCCTGGCCGCTTTTTTCCTGCCGTTCGTCATGGCGGCCTACTTTCTGGCCGGCTGGAATGTCTTCGCCGCCGCATGGCGCACCCTGCGCCGGGGCGGATTCTTTGATGAGAACCTGCTCATGGTCATCGCCACCGGCGGCGCCATGGCCATCTCCGCCTATGACGAGGCCGTGGCGGTGATGCTGTTCTATAAAGTGGGAGAAATGCTTCAGTCCATGGCCGTGTCCGGTTCGCGACGGTCCATCCGGGCGCTTTTAGACGCCAAGCCCGACAGGGCCTGGCTGCAAACCGAAGAGGGGCTGCGGCAACTATCCCCGGAAGCGGTACCCGTGGGCGCGTCCATCGTGGTGCGTCCAGGAGAGAAGATTCCATTGGACGGCAAGGTGATCGAGGGGCGTTCTTTGGTGGACAGCGCCGCCTTGACGGGCGAATCCGTGCCTTTATCCGTGGGGGTGGGAGATGAGGTACTGGCAGGCCAGATCTGCCAAACCGGTGCACTGACCCTGAAGGTCGTGCGTCCGTTTGCCAGCTCGTCCATCGCCAAAGTGATGACCCTGGTGGAAGACGCCACGGCGCGCAAGGCGAAAACCGAACGGTTCATCACCACCTTCGCCCGATACTACACGCCGGCCGTGGTGGTGTCGGCGGCCGCTATTGCCGCGATTCCTCCGCTGTTGACCGGGGATGCCTTTACCGTCTGGCTCTATCGTGCCCTGGTGTTGCTGGTGATCTCGTGCCCATGCGCCCTGGTGGTGAGCATTCCCCTGGGCTATTTTGGTGGCATCGGTCGCGCTTCGCGGCGCGGTATCCTGGTCAAAGGCGCCAATTTTCTCGATTCCCTGGCAGCAGTGACACAGGTGGTGTTCGATAAAACCGGGACCCTCACCCAAGGCGTGTTCGCCATCAGGGAGGTGGTGAGCCTGAACGGTTATTCCCGGTCGCAGTTGCTGGAGATGGCCGCTGCGGCCGAATGCCGTTCCAACCACCCCATCGCCGGGGCCATTGTGGCTGCCTATGAAAAGAGCGGCGGGCGCATCGCATCCCTGGCGTCCGCCGAACATGCCGAACAGCCGGGCAGGGGAGTGATCGCAACATTTAAGAACAGACGGGTCCTGGTCGGAAGCGACACCTTGATGCACCAACATGCCATCGCTCACCCCCGGTGTGAATGGGGGGCAACCGTCGCACATATCGCGGTGGACGGTACCTATGCCGGCTACATCGTCATCGGCGATGAATTGAAACCGGATGCCGCCGAAGCCGTCCTGGATTTAAAAAAGATAGGGGTCGAGCATGTGGGTATGCTGACCGGCGACAATGGGTATGTAGCAGAGGCGGTGGCGCGTCGTCTTCGGCTCGACAGCTTCCGTGGGGGGTTGCTCCCCGAAGACAAAGTGGAGGCCTTGGAGCGAATCCAACGGCAGCACCGCGGTCATGGGAAGATGGCGTATGTGGGGGACGGCATCAACGATGCGCCGGTCATCGCCAGGGCCGATGTGGGAGTGGCCATGGGGGCACTGGGCGCTGATGCCGCCGTAGAGACAGCTGATGTTGTACTGATGACCGATTCGCCCCGGAAAATGGCAGAAGCCCTTTCCATTGCCCGATTGACGCGTCGAATCGTGTGGCAGAACATCGTTCTGGTTTTTGTCGTGAAGGCGATTTTTTTGGGCTTTGGCGCCGCGGGACTGGCATCCATGTGGGAGGCGGTGTTTGCCGACGTGGGTACGGCCTTGTTGGCGGTGGCCAATTCGGCGCGTATCGTTGGAAAAAGGCCGCACTCGACACCGATGGGTGTCTGA
- a CDS encoding ArsR/SmtB family transcription factor: MSVRHISSDVDVCETNCIHADIVAHVARNLPHGRWFDPLADFFKLFGDGTRIRILWALSESEMCVCDLCALLSMQQSAVSHQLKNLKQSTVVKSRREGKIVYYSLDDDHIRRLLDLGMAHLQES, from the coding sequence ATGTCCGTCCGACACATTTCTTCCGACGTCGATGTCTGCGAAACCAACTGTATTCATGCCGACATCGTCGCACATGTGGCCCGCAATCTACCCCACGGCCGGTGGTTCGATCCCCTGGCCGATTTTTTCAAGCTCTTTGGCGACGGCACGCGGATTCGGATTCTCTGGGCGCTCAGCGAATCGGAGATGTGCGTGTGTGATTTGTGCGCATTGTTGAGCATGCAGCAATCGGCCGTCTCCCACCAATTGAAGAATTTGAAACAGTCCACGGTGGTGAAATCGCGCCGCGAGGGAAAAATCGTCTACTACTCCCTGGACGACGATCACATCCGCCGCCTCTTGGACCTCGGGATGGCGCATCTCCAGGAGTCGTAA
- a CDS encoding secondary thiamine-phosphate synthase enzyme YjbQ encodes MKSYRKELWFEVPTRRAFINITPQVEACLRESQIQEGLLLCNAMHITASVFINDDESGLHHDYDQWLEKLAPHAPVGQYQHNVGEDNADAHMKRQIMGREVVCAITEGKLDFGTWEQIFYGEFDGRRRKRVLVKIIGE; translated from the coding sequence ATGAAATCCTATCGCAAAGAACTTTGGTTCGAGGTGCCCACGCGGAGGGCTTTTATCAATATCACGCCACAGGTCGAGGCATGCCTACGTGAAAGCCAAATTCAAGAGGGCCTTCTACTTTGCAATGCGATGCACATCACAGCCTCGGTATTTATCAATGACGACGAAAGCGGCCTGCACCACGATTATGACCAATGGTTGGAAAAGCTGGCCCCCCATGCGCCCGTTGGCCAATACCAACACAACGTCGGCGAGGACAACGCCGACGCCCACATGAAGCGTCAAATCATGGGCCGGGAGGTTGTCTGTGCCATAACAGAGGGGAAGTTGGATTTCGGGACCTGGGAACAAATATTTTATGGCGAATTTGACGGCAGACGGCGAAAGCGAGTCCTGGTTAAAATCATCGGCGAATAA